Below is a window of Deinococcus radiopugnans ATCC 19172 DNA.
GGCGCGGAACAGCTGTGCCATGCGCTGCGGTGGAACCTGCCCGAGTTACCTGAGTTGGTCAGGCTACTGAGCACGCCGTTTCACGCATCAGGAGCGGCTTGAAGCTAAGATGTCCGGTACAGAGGAATGACACCAGAAAAAGACAACGGCATGCACTTGCCGATTCTCCTCCCAATGAAATTCCATGGAGCGATTATGCCGTGAGCAACGATAAAAAAGCAAGCGAGTCGCTCCGCGACTCGGCTTCACTGACCCCATGTCTAAAGCCAGGGGCTTGCGTGAAGCATTTAGTCACAGACTGAGGGATCGCCCTTCGTGCCGCTTGACTGCGTCCAGTACGTCATTTCCAGCGAAGGGTCAGGTCCTGGGAGACCGACCGAGGGGAGACCCTCACACTGAGTGCAACCACGATGTGCGCTATACTCGTCACGAGTGTTCTTTATTTCGGATTGACCCCGAGGTGCTCCAAATTATCCGCTCGGGGCCTTTTCGTATTTGGAATTCAAGGAGTCGAACATGCCCGTAGGTACAGTGAAATGGTTTAACGCAGAGAAAGGCTTTGGCTTCATCGAAACACCCGGCAGCCCGGACGTGTTCGCGCACTTCAGCGCGATCCAGAGCAGCGGCTTCAAGAAGCTGAACGAAGGCGACGAAGTGGAATTCGAAGTCGAAGAAGGACAGCGCGGCAAGGGCCCCCAGGCCAAGAACATCGTGGTCACGAAGGCTGGACCTGCCACTGGGTTTAGCGACCGCCCTCGCCGCGACGATCGCTGGTAATTGAACCAACCTCTCAAACTGGAGAAGGGAGCCCGCAAAGGCTCCCTTCTTTTTGGCGGATTGATTAGCGCGGGGCGCAAACTTGTGACTTCAGTCGTGAGTAATACGGACTCCGATTAAAAAGTGTAGAATTCAAGGATCAAATCCTTTCATTCTTCCGTTGAACTTCAGCACTCCGCTGCCGACTTCTGGGGCATCTTCCGGGCCAGCACCTGCGCTGTTGAACGGCGCAGAGCACAGTTTTTCGCGCTTCTTGCCGAAGGCAAGAGTGAGACTGAACTTCTGGCGTTGACTCAATATTCCGTCTCGGGTGCGCGCAAAGTCCTGCATCGGTATCACACCCTGGGGTTGGACGGTCTGGGGGATGGCCGCGCCGACAATCTAGGCGCGCCCACGGTCTTGACCGAGGCGGAGCAGCAACAGTTCGCCGCCCGTCTGCGCGGGGATTTTGACCAGGGCATCGTCTGGAGCGGCAAAATGGTTCAGGACTGGATTCGGGAGCACTTTGGCAAAACGGTGTACCTGGGCCGCACCTATGAGTTCATGCGACTGGCCGGGTTCTCGCCCCAGCGTCCACGCCCCCGACATGTCGGGGGCAACGAGGCCGACCAGGAAGCGTTCAAATCAAAATCCTAGTGGAGCGGCTTCGCGCAGCGGAGCGGCTCCACCCTCACGTCTGCATATGCTGGCTAATCCGGCACCCGCCGGGTCACCCGCAGCTTCCGTGCTGGGGATGTCAAGCCAGCAGAACTCGACACTTCAGCAGATCGAGATTCGCCCGGCCATACATCTGCCGTTTGATCAGCTTCAGCCGATGAACCTGGCCTTCCGTCTGTCCATTGCTCCATGGGGATTCAATCGCGCCGCAGATCGCTGCGAAATCCTTCTTAAAACTGCGCCCCAGTCGTTGGATTTCCATCATGCCGCTGTCCAGCGCCGCCTGGATCCAGCTCGCCAGCAGGGCCGAGCCTGACGTGGGGGCCTGCCGAAGCAGCGACGTGAGTTGCTGGATCAAGGCATACGTCGCCTGACCCTGTGGCCAGCGGTCCACCAGGAGGCGCAGCCTCCTGGTCATCTCCGGGGTCAAACGGTCTGGGTCCAGGGTGAACAGCCAGGACACCTCGCGGACCCCGAGCCGCTTTTCCCGCACGGGGGTCAGGCCCGGTTGATCCGCTGTCGCTGGTGGTTCGTGGCCTTCGCGCAGCCACGTCACGTACGCTGACACACCGCTGAATGCACCCTCATAGCCCTGCTGAACCAGCGTGTCGTAGATCTGGGTCACCGTCCATTCCCGCTGCGCCATGCTTGCCCGGATCAACGTTGCGTGCCGGGTCAGGCTGCTGGGCGGCGTCTGCCGTATCGGAAAGCCTTCACGCCTCAGCCACTCAGTCACCGTACTCCGGGCCAGTCCCACCTGTCGGGCAATCGCACTGAAGGTGTGTCCTGCGGCGAACAGCCTGGCCACCTGTTCATATCGCTGAGCCCGTTCTGCCCGCCGGGCCACGACGATCCGTAACCGTCCCCGGGTTGTCGTGCGACGCGGCTGGGCCGCTGGCAAGGCCAGCGGCCTCTCGGGCAGGGGGACCAACGACGTTGGCATGGAATCAGGAGATTCACGCAGCTGATCCCGGTGGTGTCGCAACCAGGCCTACACGGCCTCGCGGATGTTTCCGAACAGATGGAAACGGTCCGCGATCTGCTGAGCGTCCGGTGCGCCGGACGCGGCCCCACGCGCGTAGTCTCCCGAGCGGTCCCGGCTGATCACCTCGACGCCGGGATGGTTCTGGAGCCACTGTGTCAGTGTGGCTATTTCACGGTCTGGCAGCAGGTCCACTACCCTGTGGCGCTCCAGGTCAATCAGGATCGTGCCATACGTCTTCCGGCGGCGAAAGCAGAAGTCATCGACGCCCAGGACTCTGGGCGTGGTGAATGAGGGCAGGGGAAGACGACGAAGCAGTCGCAGCAGGGTATCGGCGCTCGTGACTTCCCCCAGGATCTGAAGCAGTCGGTGGCCACCTTCTCCGCCAACTTGCAGAGCAATCTGGCTCTGACGCTGGGCCAGTCGACAGGTGCGCTGGGCATGCGGTTCAAGCCAGTCGGGCCAGCGCTCCGCGAAGGTCACACAGCCACAGGCCGGATTCAGGCAGCGGAAGCGACGCGTGTGAACGAACAACGTCACGGGGCGTTGTCCGAGGGCGAGATCCTGCGGCCGACGAACGTAATGGCTGTGAATATGGGCACTCAGGTGCTGACAGTGGGGACAGGGGCGGTGGGAGGATTGATCCTGCACCCGCAGGATCAGATGTTCGCCGTCCTGAACGGATTCCAGCAGCTGCCACGAGTCGGGGAGGAAGGAAAAGTCCATCCCTCAGTATTCGGCTTGGGCTGCCCCCAGCACGGAAGCTGCGGGTGACCCGCCGCTGGCCGGATTACACCAGCGTATGCACACGTCTCGTTATGGGCCATGGATGAACATCGCATTGGCCTCCAACCCATCA
It encodes the following:
- a CDS encoding cold-shock protein; its protein translation is MPVGTVKWFNAEKGFGFIETPGSPDVFAHFSAIQSSGFKKLNEGDEVEFEVEEGQRGKGPQAKNIVVTKAGPATGFSDRPRRDDRW
- a CDS encoding winged helix-turn-helix domain-containing protein, which gives rise to MTQYSVSGARKVLHRYHTLGLDGLGDGRADNLGAPTVLTEAEQQQFAARLRGDFDQGIVWSGKMVQDWIREHFGKTVYLGRTYEFMRLAGFSPQRPRPRHVGGNEADQEAFKSKS
- a CDS encoding ISL3 family transposase — its product is MAQREWTVTQIYDTLVQQGYEGAFSGVSAYVTWLREGHEPPATADQPGLTPVREKRLGVREVSWLFTLDPDRLTPEMTRRLRLLVDRWPQGQATYALIQQLTSLLRQAPTSGSALLASWIQAALDSGMMEIQRLGRSFKKDFAAICGAIESPWSNGQTEGQVHRLKLIKRQMYGRANLDLLKCRVLLA
- a CDS encoding ISL3 family transposase, with amino-acid sequence MDFSFLPDSWQLLESVQDGEHLILRVQDQSSHRPCPHCQHLSAHIHSHYVRRPQDLALGQRPVTLFVHTRRFRCLNPACGCVTFAERWPDWLEPHAQRTCRLAQRQSQIALQVGGEGGHRLLQILGEVTSADTLLRLLRRLPLPSFTTPRVLGVDDFCFRRRKTYGTILIDLERHRVVDLLPDREIATLTQWLQNHPGVEVISRDRSGDYARGAASGAPDAQQIADRFHLFGNIREAV